The following proteins are encoded in a genomic region of Streptococcus sp. 29892:
- a CDS encoding lipoate--protein ligase: MYLIEPIRNGQYVSDGAVALAMQVYVQQNVFLDDDILFPYYCDPKVEIGKFQNALVEINEDYLKENNILLVRRDTGGGAIYVDKGSVNVCYLIQDNGIFGDFKRAYQPAIKALHELGAVEVEQTGRNDLVIEGKKVSGAAMTISNNRVYGGYSLLLDIDEEAMSKVLNPNKKKIESKGIKSVKSRVGTIRPYLAEEYQSVTTEEFKNLITCKLLGIESIDQAKRYVLTEEDWAAIDKLVADKYKNWEWNYGNSPQYSYHRDGRFAGGTVDIHLEVEKGRIAKCRIYGDFFAKGNIDEVENKLIGTRLLEDDLQAALADLDMAHYFGKISAEELVGLMLSEG; the protein is encoded by the coding sequence ATGTATCTAATAGAACCAATTCGTAACGGCCAATATGTCAGCGATGGAGCAGTTGCTCTAGCTATGCAGGTCTATGTTCAGCAAAATGTCTTCTTGGATGATGATATTCTCTTTCCCTATTACTGTGACCCCAAGGTAGAGATTGGCAAGTTCCAAAATGCCTTGGTCGAAATCAATGAAGACTACCTCAAAGAGAACAATATCCTTTTGGTTCGTCGGGATACAGGTGGCGGTGCCATCTATGTGGATAAGGGTTCTGTCAATGTCTGCTATTTAATTCAAGATAACGGGATTTTTGGAGATTTCAAACGTGCCTACCAGCCTGCTATCAAGGCCCTACATGAGTTGGGAGCTGTTGAGGTAGAGCAAACAGGCCGCAATGACCTGGTGATTGAAGGGAAAAAGGTGTCAGGTGCAGCCATGACCATCAGCAACAACCGTGTCTATGGTGGCTACTCTCTCCTTTTGGATATTGACGAAGAAGCCATGTCCAAGGTCCTCAATCCCAACAAGAAAAAGATTGAATCAAAAGGTATCAAGTCTGTCAAAAGCCGTGTGGGTACCATCCGTCCATACTTGGCAGAAGAATACCAGTCTGTCACAACAGAGGAATTTAAGAACCTCATTACTTGCAAGTTATTGGGCATTGAGTCCATCGACCAGGCAAAACGCTATGTCTTGACTGAGGAAGACTGGGCAGCTATTGACAAGTTGGTGGCAGACAAGTATAAGAACTGGGAATGGAACTACGGTAATTCGCCACAGTATAGCTACCACCGTGATGGTCGTTTTGCTGGTGGAACAGTGGATATTCACCTCGAAGTTGAAAAAGGCCGCATTGCCAAATGCCGTATTTACGGAGATTTCTTTGCCAAGGGCAATATTGACGAAGTCGAAAACAAGCTAATCGGCACGCGTTTGCTCGAAGATGATCTTCAAGCAGCCTTGGCGGATTTGGACATGGCGCATTATTTCGGGAAGATTAGTGCGGAAGAGTTGGTCGGCTTGATGCTGAGCGAAGGATAA
- a CDS encoding SIR2 family NAD-dependent protein deacylase — protein MSMWQTLKQEEKTQAELLAGLLAEADAVVVGIGAGMSAADGFTYIGPRFETAFPDFIAKYGFLDMLQASLFDFESTEEYWAFQSRFVALNYLDQPVGASYIHLRELLETKPYHIITTNADNAFWVADYDRNKVFHIQGEYGLWQCSRHCHDQTYRDDALIRRMIAEQEDMKIPYDLIPRCPVCDAPFEINKRNAEKGMVESPDFFAQKARYDAFLEEHQTGKVLYLEIGIGFTTPQFIKTPFQTRVQQNPQALYVCLNQKHYRLPLPIRERSLTLAEDGAQLLKETHKIYFKGEKHVSNRTNS, from the coding sequence ATGTCCATGTGGCAGACGCTTAAACAAGAAGAAAAAACTCAGGCGGAGCTGCTTGCAGGTTTGCTGGCTGAAGCTGATGCGGTGGTGGTGGGCATTGGAGCAGGCATGTCTGCGGCGGATGGCTTTACCTACATCGGTCCACGTTTTGAAACAGCCTTTCCAGATTTTATCGCCAAGTACGGCTTTTTGGATATGTTGCAGGCTAGCCTTTTTGACTTTGAAAGCACGGAGGAATATTGGGCCTTTCAGAGCCGCTTTGTTGCCCTTAATTATCTGGACCAGCCTGTTGGTGCCTCCTATATCCATTTGCGGGAGCTTTTAGAAACCAAGCCCTATCACATCATCACCACCAATGCAGACAATGCCTTTTGGGTTGCCGACTACGATAGGAATAAGGTTTTCCACATTCAAGGGGAATACGGTCTCTGGCAATGCAGTCGCCATTGCCATGACCAGACCTATCGAGATGATGCCCTCATTCGTCGGATGATAGCAGAGCAGGAGGATATGAAGATTCCCTATGACCTAATTCCGCGTTGTCCAGTCTGTGATGCCCCTTTCGAGATTAACAAACGCAATGCCGAAAAGGGCATGGTTGAATCGCCAGATTTCTTTGCCCAAAAAGCTCGCTACGATGCCTTTTTAGAAGAGCATCAAACAGGTAAGGTCCTCTATCTGGAAATCGGGATTGGCTTTACCACGCCTCAGTTTATCAAGACTCCCTTCCAGACACGAGTCCAGCAAAATCCCCAGGCCCTCTATGTCTGTCTTAATCAAAAACACTATCGCCTACCTCTGCCTATTAGGGAACGAAGTTTGACCCTGGCAGAAGACGGTGCCCAATTATTAAAAGAAACCCATAAAATTTATTTTAAAGGAGAAAAACATGTATCTAATAGAACCAATTCGTAA
- a CDS encoding protein-ADP-ribose hydrolase: protein MLKEEMLDLLGSMIAILKTENGDLQSAELELTSLEEAIPIWRGLVNQRPAGPIGADYLVAEEAFLAAYHEEHMQDVSVCQPTSDPQIFLYPGDLCHLQVDAVVNAANSQMLGCFIPNHACLDNALHTFAGLELRQFCAKKMEDQGLPAAVGKVMVTPGFHLPAGLVFHTVGPFIPEGKPVSAIRRGLLEQCYLSCLEEAQARGLKAIAFPALSTGEFGYPKDQAAEVAVRTVRKWLTETTYPLKVIFSTYTVED from the coding sequence ATGCTTAAGGAAGAGATGCTAGACTTGCTGGGGTCTATGATTGCCATCTTGAAGACTGAGAATGGTGATCTACAGTCAGCGGAGCTTGAATTGACTAGTCTTGAAGAAGCTATTCCGATTTGGAGAGGTTTGGTCAATCAACGACCAGCGGGACCGATTGGGGCGGACTATCTGGTAGCGGAGGAGGCCTTTCTAGCAGCCTATCATGAGGAACATATGCAGGATGTGTCAGTCTGTCAGCCGACGAGCGACCCTCAGATTTTTCTCTATCCAGGAGATTTGTGTCATTTGCAGGTTGATGCAGTGGTCAACGCTGCCAATAGTCAGATGCTGGGCTGTTTTATCCCCAACCACGCCTGTCTGGACAATGCCCTCCATACCTTTGCTGGTTTGGAGTTACGCCAGTTTTGTGCCAAGAAAATGGAAGACCAAGGTCTTCCAGCAGCAGTTGGCAAGGTCATGGTGACACCTGGTTTTCACCTGCCAGCTGGTTTGGTCTTTCACACGGTGGGACCCTTTATCCCAGAAGGTAAGCCAGTTTCGGCTATTCGGAGAGGGCTCTTGGAGCAGTGCTACCTGTCCTGTTTAGAGGAGGCTCAGGCGCGTGGTCTTAAAGCAATCGCCTTTCCAGCTCTATCAACAGGGGAATTTGGCTATCCCAAGGACCAGGCGGCGGAAGTGGCAGTTCGAACTGTCCGCAAGTGGCTGACGGAAACAACCTATCCCCTAAAGGTCATTTTTTCGACCTATACGGTGGAAGACTAG
- a CDS encoding glycine cleavage system protein H: protein MKKIANYLWVEKEDAIYTIRMTAELQDDVGTLGFVIFSDKEVLEVNDEILNLEASKTVMAILTPIAGRVVERNTAALEQPTLLNSEKPEENWLIRLTDVSEEAFLALEDA, encoded by the coding sequence ATGAAAAAAATTGCCAACTACCTCTGGGTAGAAAAAGAAGATGCTATTTACACTATTCGTATGACAGCAGAGTTGCAGGATGATGTCGGTACACTTGGTTTTGTTATTTTTTCCGACAAGGAAGTCTTAGAAGTCAATGATGAGATTCTCAATCTCGAAGCCTCAAAAACAGTTATGGCTATCCTGACCCCTATTGCAGGTCGGGTGGTAGAGCGCAATACGGCTGCTCTGGAACAACCAACCTTGCTCAATTCGGAAAAACCAGAAGAAAACTGGTTGATTCGCTTAACCGATGTGTCTGAAGAAGCCTTTTTAGCACTTGAAGATGCTTAA
- a CDS encoding MsnO8 family LLM class oxidoreductase — protein sequence MKISLLDYGLLDEGRTYQEAWQDSLALVQAADRLGYHRFWLAEHHNVHALTIGSPEVVIPYLASRTQRIHLGSGGIMGLHYSPYKIAELAASLETLFPGRVDIGLGNSTGTALVKEHMRSQFQPSQFDKWIQQFTGYLTGRDEVIGLSPKLASYPEIFTLGMGGQSMALSAKEGLGYVFGSFPYIPHDPVETAGKLAQDYRREFQPSDIMAQPHFALALFVVIAETSQEAENLAKSLDIWMLGKQDFNEFTHFPSLATYQAYDLTEQDRERIAQHRSRMIIGNPAEVKEQLERLVAACQPDELLFIPLVSGIDNRLKAIELLAQIVESETL from the coding sequence ATGAAGATTAGTCTCTTGGACTATGGGCTTTTGGATGAGGGCCGGACCTATCAGGAGGCCTGGCAGGATAGTTTGGCGCTGGTGCAGGCGGCGGATCGCTTGGGCTACCATCGGTTTTGGTTGGCGGAGCACCACAATGTCCATGCCCTGACCATCGGCAGTCCCGAGGTCGTGATTCCTTACTTGGCCAGTCGGACCCAGCGGATTCATCTGGGTTCGGGCGGCATCATGGGCTTGCATTATTCGCCTTATAAAATAGCAGAGCTGGCAGCCAGTTTGGAAACTCTGTTTCCAGGTCGGGTGGACATCGGCTTGGGAAATTCTACCGGAACGGCTCTGGTTAAAGAGCACATGCGTAGCCAGTTTCAACCCAGTCAATTTGACAAATGGATCCAGCAGTTTACAGGCTATCTGACAGGAAGAGATGAAGTCATTGGTCTGTCGCCCAAGCTGGCAAGCTACCCAGAAATCTTCACCTTGGGGATGGGTGGGCAGTCCATGGCTCTGTCTGCTAAGGAGGGCTTGGGCTATGTCTTTGGTAGCTTCCCTTACATTCCCCATGATCCTGTGGAAACAGCTGGAAAATTGGCTCAGGATTACCGTAGGGAGTTTCAGCCGTCAGACATCATGGCGCAACCGCATTTTGCCCTGGCCCTCTTTGTAGTGATTGCGGAAACCAGTCAGGAGGCAGAAAATCTGGCAAAATCGCTAGATATTTGGATGTTGGGCAAGCAAGATTTTAATGAATTTACCCATTTTCCAAGCCTAGCCACCTATCAGGCCTATGATCTGACGGAGCAGGATAGGGAAAGAATTGCCCAGCACCGCAGTCGGATGATTATTGGCAATCCAGCAGAAGTCAAGGAGCAACTTGAAAGACTGGTTGCAGCTTGTCAGCCAGACGAACTCCTCTTTATCCCCTTGGTTTCAGGGATTGATAACCGCTTGAAAGCCATCGAATTACTAGCACAAATTGTAGAAAGTGAGACACTATGA
- a CDS encoding NADH-dependent flavin oxidoreductase — MEAYQALFEALPLHQTVLANRFVLSPMVTNSSTADGLVTQDDLDYAERRADAAPLQITGAAYVDPKGQLFEFGFSVAKDEDVPGLRKLAQVMQSKGAKAILQLTHAGRFSSHTLQRDKLVYGPSPMKLHAPFPHEVKELTIAELEELVEAYGQATRRAIEAGFAGVEISSAQRLLIQTFFSTFSNQRQDRYGCQNLENRSRFGLEVLRKVQEVIDQLAPADFILGFRATPEETRGASIGYSIEEFLQFMDMALDVARIDYLAIASWGHDVFRNQVRGAGRHQGCLVNQVVHDALKDRLVVMATGGINSAEKAIEALEHADMVGLSTPFITDPEFVHKIAAGKPEEIQLRIKSEDLSKLAIPQASFKDIVPLMDYGESLPRESREVFRSLEKHYEEERYED; from the coding sequence ATGGAAGCCTATCAAGCATTATTTGAAGCTCTGCCATTGCACCAAACCGTCCTAGCCAACCGTTTTGTCCTATCGCCCATGGTGACCAATTCCTCCACAGCAGATGGCTTGGTGACTCAGGATGATTTGGACTATGCGGAACGGCGGGCGGATGCGGCTCCCTTGCAAATCACAGGGGCGGCTTATGTGGACCCCAAGGGGCAGTTGTTTGAGTTTGGTTTTAGCGTGGCCAAGGATGAGGATGTTCCTGGTTTGCGAAAACTGGCCCAGGTCATGCAGTCCAAGGGGGCAAAGGCGATCTTGCAGCTGACCCATGCTGGTCGTTTTTCCAGCCATACCCTTCAGCGGGACAAGCTGGTCTATGGTCCCAGTCCCATGAAGCTCCATGCACCCTTTCCCCATGAGGTGAAAGAGTTGACTATAGCAGAGCTGGAAGAGCTGGTTGAGGCCTATGGTCAGGCGACGCGGCGAGCTATTGAAGCGGGTTTTGCGGGAGTGGAGATTTCTTCTGCCCAGCGCTTGCTGATTCAGACCTTCTTTTCGACTTTTTCCAATCAGCGTCAGGACCGCTATGGCTGTCAAAACTTGGAAAATCGTTCCCGTTTTGGTTTAGAAGTCTTGCGGAAGGTTCAGGAAGTGATTGACCAGTTGGCGCCAGCTGACTTTATCCTCGGTTTTCGGGCAACGCCTGAAGAAACAAGAGGAGCCAGTATCGGCTATTCTATCGAGGAATTTTTACAGTTCATGGACATGGCTTTGGATGTTGCAAGGATTGACTACCTAGCCATCGCTTCATGGGGACATGATGTCTTTCGCAATCAGGTTCGAGGAGCTGGGCGTCATCAGGGGTGCTTGGTCAATCAGGTGGTTCATGATGCCTTAAAGGATAGGCTGGTGGTTATGGCGACAGGGGGAATCAATTCGGCGGAGAAGGCTATTGAGGCCTTGGAGCATGCGGATATGGTTGGTCTATCAACACCTTTTATCACCGATCCTGAGTTTGTCCACAAGATCGCGGCCGGCAAACCAGAAGAGATTCAACTTCGGATCAAGTCAGAAGACCTGTCCAAGCTGGCTATTCCCCAGGCTTCTTTCAAGGATATTGTTCCCTTGATGGACTATGGGGAGTCGTTGCCGAGGGAATCGCGAGAGGTTTTCCGTAGCCTAGAAAAACACTACGAGGAGGAAAGGTATGAAGATTAG
- a CDS encoding lipoate--protein ligase family protein, whose translation MKSWVENVIIKKYEDRSGLTGLKQGPLVWTEVFLREVNRQSNTGILHFWPMDQTVILGMMDSQVAQLDRGLASIGRAGYSPIIRSLGGLAVVADEGILNVTLILPNPSGHKVDLRESYQVMVDLIAQALSDFPFDVVSGEVATSYCPGTYDLSIKGRKFAGLAQRIYQEAIAISAYISVSGNQVKRGQVVADFYAASFAPQEVADRFPQVNPNSMANLSDLVGQALTVEDMKTRIERVLIENGAFLTTFYPSSDNMADFMALGKTIKQSMEKYGI comes from the coding sequence ATGAAATCTTGGGTTGAGAATGTGATCATAAAAAAATACGAAGATCGGTCTGGTTTGACGGGTTTGAAACAGGGACCACTGGTGTGGACTGAGGTCTTTTTGCGCGAGGTCAATCGTCAGTCCAATACAGGGATTTTGCATTTTTGGCCCATGGACCAAACGGTCATTCTGGGGATGATGGACAGTCAGGTTGCCCAGCTGGACAGGGGCTTAGCCAGTATTGGTCGGGCGGGCTACAGTCCTATTATTCGGAGTTTGGGTGGTCTAGCTGTGGTAGCAGATGAGGGGATTTTAAATGTCACTCTGATTTTGCCCAATCCTTCTGGTCACAAGGTTGATTTGAGGGAATCCTATCAGGTCATGGTGGATTTGATTGCTCAGGCGCTTTCGGATTTTCCCTTCGATGTGGTCAGTGGTGAGGTGGCAACTTCCTACTGTCCTGGGACCTACGACCTTAGTATCAAGGGGCGGAAGTTTGCTGGATTGGCCCAGCGGATTTACCAAGAGGCTATTGCCATTTCTGCCTATATCAGTGTGTCAGGCAATCAAGTCAAACGTGGGCAAGTAGTGGCGGATTTTTATGCAGCAAGTTTTGCTCCGCAAGAAGTAGCGGACAGATTTCCGCAAGTAAATCCGAATTCGATGGCCAATCTGTCAGACTTGGTCGGTCAGGCTTTGACGGTGGAGGATATGAAAACACGAATTGAGCGTGTCTTGATTGAAAACGGGGCTTTTCTGACCACCTTTTATCCTTCGTCGGACAACATGGCTGATTTTATGGCGCTCGGAAAGACCATCAAGCAGTCTATGGAAAAATATGGTATCTAG
- a CDS encoding NACHT domain-containing protein, with amino-acid sequence MLIISLIENLLIEELGNYFRGIFGKMRLKCFTKRLKNEIEYSVLQQYGNEIYYLDFDQFLIEQDVLNKIIKNFLNQDILQSKTINQSVDFYIKLFIEKYPKYKLYNSKIKQILQKYFEIIFRQLNKIGTPESQALCRTIREIIDGIDRQLQHITSIVDDNNAMLKQVVDGNFRIRSYIETLLTTLGDSFDQSNYFERSLFQDTEGSKEKDSLDTLLQYRKVVLKGEAGFGKTFEIFKLINQLCAKYSNYQLIPVYVPLVEYVDGLGTLFEIIQSKMEPFCEGNSKEAINQLFANNQLALFFDGIDDIIDERKRLKFFSEVNQLMTQYKQNFFFFTTRNNRYKNELGEEKNFFLTNLTDGMIQSDLIRLGWYSNLPKAYLELFRNPLFYKIGKTVLANRQNKELFNRTQIFTEYFENNYRYKNSYSELSLYETLNLFGKFSYEHFDRSSFTYSEVDKIISAYPVSTPNKRNIIDYFINFGIFSTSDRISFSHKLFKEFCAAYYITNNLTVSSDTELLEKLIYNEEWQEVVIFISGLFSTIDEQDKFLDYVLQHNLPLYIECVNSKNDLLRNNGRTDFSIENHVERILSEIHTTYTFIVENYFHPISEQFEPFITENKVDSKIGITGSIVENSLYYWFDIVDKSVPDVKVVSSNLLSQVRQEYQATIFLKTTRMVQHSINLELSGFIGDSGRKIAVELIKSNLKDILEKQSLPASNYILCELLKETIDRLSWLKDIDEISLMSKEVRKRIDEALEDCPEVLSYTTSEGVELFSLNKLLSILLHSGVDYRSSIIPGRDREYSESNGLTMNLYSTKRKIEIVETFFNFAEVSYLEMVKYNFPKIYRYFSKFQDMPYKLLITYKDDESNPWIGYYHVAYSGDKNLVEVSHSDSFKNYEGAYDEIIQSYNLLNRVPKDISTHESAFSNLLFSRNISKNTPLSDYVHKEIKNSLEEIFGKF; translated from the coding sequence ATGCTTATTATTTCATTAATTGAAAATTTACTGATAGAGGAGCTTGGAAATTACTTTAGAGGTATCTTTGGAAAAATGCGACTAAAGTGCTTTACAAAAAGGCTAAAGAATGAAATTGAATATTCAGTATTACAACAATATGGAAATGAAATATATTATCTTGATTTTGATCAATTTTTGATTGAACAGGATGTGCTAAACAAAATTATTAAAAATTTTCTTAATCAGGATATTCTACAATCAAAAACAATAAATCAATCAGTAGATTTTTATATCAAATTGTTTATTGAAAAATATCCTAAATATAAATTATATAATAGTAAAATAAAACAAATTCTTCAAAAATATTTTGAAATTATATTTAGACAACTCAATAAAATAGGGACTCCTGAATCGCAGGCACTGTGTCGGACTATTAGAGAGATTATCGATGGAATAGACAGGCAGTTGCAGCACATAACGTCTATTGTAGATGATAATAATGCGATGTTAAAACAGGTTGTAGATGGTAATTTTAGAATACGTTCTTATATTGAAACCTTGTTAACAACATTAGGTGATTCATTTGATCAGTCCAACTATTTTGAACGTAGTTTATTTCAAGATACCGAAGGTAGTAAGGAAAAAGATTCGTTAGATACCCTTTTACAATACCGTAAAGTTGTATTGAAAGGAGAAGCTGGATTTGGAAAAACATTTGAAATCTTTAAACTGATAAATCAGTTATGTGCAAAATATTCTAATTATCAATTAATTCCTGTATATGTTCCGTTAGTGGAGTACGTGGACGGTTTAGGAACATTATTCGAGATTATTCAATCGAAAATGGAGCCTTTTTGTGAAGGAAATTCTAAAGAGGCTATTAATCAGCTATTCGCTAATAATCAATTAGCACTGTTCTTCGATGGTATTGATGATATTATTGATGAGAGAAAGAGATTGAAATTTTTTTCTGAAGTCAATCAATTAATGACACAATATAAACAAAATTTTTTCTTTTTTACCACACGAAATAATCGTTATAAGAATGAGCTTGGGGAAGAAAAGAATTTCTTTCTAACGAATCTTACTGATGGTATGATTCAAAGTGATTTAATTAGACTTGGATGGTATAGTAATCTTCCTAAAGCATATCTTGAATTGTTTAGAAACCCTTTGTTTTATAAGATTGGTAAAACTGTTCTGGCTAATAGACAAAATAAGGAGTTGTTCAATAGAACCCAAATTTTTACAGAGTATTTTGAAAATAATTATCGCTACAAAAATAGTTATTCAGAATTATCCCTATATGAAACATTAAATCTTTTTGGCAAATTTTCTTACGAGCATTTTGATCGGTCTAGTTTTACATACAGTGAAGTAGATAAAATAATAAGTGCTTATCCAGTTTCTACACCAAATAAAAGAAATATAATTGATTATTTTATAAATTTTGGAATTTTTAGTACTTCAGATAGAATTAGTTTTTCTCATAAGCTATTTAAGGAGTTTTGTGCGGCATACTATATTACGAATAACCTAACAGTTTCATCAGATACTGAACTTCTTGAGAAGCTTATCTATAATGAAGAATGGCAAGAGGTAGTTATTTTTATCTCAGGATTATTTTCAACTATTGATGAGCAGGATAAATTTTTAGATTATGTTCTACAACATAACTTACCTCTTTATATTGAATGTGTTAACTCTAAAAATGATTTATTGAGGAATAATGGAAGAACTGATTTTTCCATAGAGAATCATGTGGAACGAATTTTATCGGAAATTCATACAACTTATACATTTATAGTAGAGAACTATTTTCATCCTATATCAGAGCAGTTTGAACCATTTATAACAGAAAATAAAGTGGATTCTAAAATCGGGATTACTGGAAGTATAGTAGAAAATAGTCTTTATTATTGGTTTGATATCGTGGATAAAAGTGTTCCAGATGTAAAAGTTGTCAGCTCTAATCTACTGAGTCAAGTGCGTCAAGAATATCAGGCTACAATATTTTTAAAAACCACTAGGATGGTTCAGCATAGTATAAACTTGGAGTTATCAGGATTTATAGGGGATAGTGGGCGAAAAATTGCAGTAGAGCTTATTAAAAGTAATTTGAAAGATATATTAGAAAAACAATCATTACCAGCAAGTAACTATATTTTATGTGAACTTTTAAAAGAAACCATAGATAGGTTATCTTGGCTTAAAGATATTGATGAAATCTCTTTGATGAGTAAAGAGGTTAGAAAAAGGATAGATGAAGCCCTTGAAGATTGTCCGGAAGTTTTAAGCTATACAACATCGGAAGGAGTAGAGTTGTTTAGTTTAAATAAATTGTTATCTATTTTACTACACTCTGGTGTGGATTATAGGAGTTCTATCATACCTGGTCGTGATAGAGAATATTCAGAATCAAATGGCTTAACAATGAACTTATATTCTACGAAAAGAAAAATAGAAATAGTTGAAACATTTTTTAATTTCGCTGAAGTGAGTTATCTGGAAATGGTGAAATATAACTTTCCTAAAATTTATAGATATTTTTCAAAGTTTCAAGATATGCCGTACAAATTACTTATCACTTACAAAGATGATGAAAGTAATCCGTGGATAGGATATTATCACGTAGCATATTCAGGAGATAAAAATTTAGTTGAAGTATCTCATAGTGATTCGTTTAAGAATTATGAAGGAGCATATGATGAAATAATACAAAGTTACAATTTGTTAAATAGAGTTCCTAAAGATATTTCTACTCATGAGAGTGCTTTCTCAAATCTTTTATTCTCAAGAAATATTAGTAAAAATACTCCATTAAGTGACTATGTCCATAAAGAGATAAAGAACAGTTTAGAGGAGATTTTCGGAAAATTTTAG
- a CDS encoding aldose 1-epimerase family protein, with product MFELKNENLTVQFSELGGQIISIKDKDGIEYLWQGDPTYWSGQAPVLFPICGSLRNDWAIYEPAERPTFTGTIPRHGLVRKMMFKNVRRTENSLEFSISSNEETVKNYPFEFELSINYSLLGNTIRTEYRVKNLEGHRKLPYFIGGHPGFNCPLLDGESYEDYYLEFEKVESCTVPRSFPETGLLDLRDRRPFLENQKTLDLSYKLFEHDAITLDQLASRKVTLKSKNHQKKLSIAFDDFPYLVIWSTTNQSPFVALEPWSGLSTALEESDIFNAKRSISYVAPKEVDTKYFDIIIE from the coding sequence ATGTTCGAATTAAAAAATGAGAACTTAACAGTACAATTTTCTGAATTAGGTGGACAAATTATTTCTATTAAAGACAAGGATGGTATCGAGTATCTTTGGCAAGGAGATCCGACCTATTGGAGCGGTCAAGCACCAGTTCTATTTCCGATTTGTGGAAGTTTACGAAATGATTGGGCTATCTATGAACCTGCAGAAAGACCGACATTTACAGGCACAATTCCAAGGCATGGACTTGTACGAAAAATGATGTTCAAAAATGTAAGGAGAACCGAAAATTCTTTGGAATTTTCTATTTCATCAAATGAGGAAACCGTAAAAAATTACCCTTTTGAATTTGAACTTTCCATTAACTACTCACTACTTGGCAATACAATCCGAACTGAATATCGGGTGAAAAACCTTGAGGGACATAGAAAGCTACCTTACTTTATTGGGGGTCACCCAGGTTTTAATTGTCCTTTGTTGGATGGTGAGAGTTATGAAGACTATTATTTAGAATTTGAAAAAGTAGAATCTTGTACGGTACCTAGAAGTTTTCCAGAAACTGGCTTACTTGATCTGCGAGACCGCCGGCCATTCTTGGAAAATCAAAAGACCTTGGACTTGTCCTATAAACTGTTTGAGCATGATGCCATCACATTGGATCAATTAGCATCACGAAAGGTAACCTTAAAATCCAAAAATCATCAGAAAAAACTTTCGATTGCATTTGATGATTTTCCATATTTAGTGATTTGGTCAACTACAAATCAGAGTCCCTTTGTCGCATTAGAACCATGGAGCGGACTCTCTACTGCATTGGAAGAATCTGATATTTTCAATGCCAAACGAAGTATTAGTTATGTTGCGCCAAAAGAGGTTGATACAAAATATTTTGATATTATTATTGAGTAA